Within the Candidatus Reidiella endopervernicosa genome, the region TAATTATCCAGTTTATCAATTAGTTGCCACGTAACGCACCAGAGATACGAGGCTATTTTGTTAGTGGTACCACCTCTATACCTGAAAGATTAATTGTCGCTGTTGTGAAGAGTGCTAAAATCTCATGGCACTCCATACCCAACTCCCCAAGGCCACACGCCATGATCCCTCTCGTTCAACCCACCTCATCCGGTCTACTTCAGGCCCTGGAAGATCTCGACAAGGGAATTGTCAGCCACACCAACTGGCTCAAGATGCTACATCGCGCACTGATCTGTGATGATGAGAAGGCCGATGAGAAGGACATCCAGCCCAACGCCCACTGCAACTGCAACTTCGGCCAGTGGTACTACAGCGGTAAACACCCCGAACTTGATGAGATGGAGATCTTTGCCGAGATCGGCCGACAGCACCAGGCCATGCACGACAATGCACGCGAGATCCTCTTGAAAAGTGACCGTGAAGAGCCGATCGTCTTCGAGGACTACGACAGCTTCATCAGCCTTGCGATCGATTTCAAACTCGAGATTCGAAAACTGCAGCAGCAGATCATTGATCAGGTCTGTGTAGTCGACCACCTCACCGGCGCCTGGAATCGTCAGTCGATGACCTCACGCCTGACACAGGAGTATGAGCGGGTGGTGCGTAGCGGTAATAGCTGTTCGATCTGCATGCTCGATATCGATCATTTCAAACAGGTCAACGACACCCACGGCCACGCCGGTGGCGATCAGGTGCTCAAGGGCATTATCGATCGTTGCGTTAAAGAGCTACGCGCCTACGATTCGATCTTCCGCTACGGCGGCGAAGAGTTTCTGCTCTGCCTGCCTGACATCAATCCCGCTGCCGCTCATCCGCTGATTGAGCGACTTCGTATAACCATCGAAGAATCTCCCTTCGAGCTGAATAATGGAAACAGCGTCAAGGTGACCGCCTCATTCGGCATCGCACACATCACCCCTGAGAAAACGCTCGAGGATGTCATCGTTGAGGCCGATCACGCACTGCTCTATGCCAAAAGTCAGGGGCGTAACTGCATCTGCACCTGGAACACCTGACGCCAACTATCGCCATCCGTCAGCAAACCGATTGCCGGCGTAACCCACAAGCACGGGGACATCAGGCCCTTGCATGTGGGTAGAATGGTTTCAAC harbors:
- a CDS encoding diguanylate cyclase, which encodes MIPLVQPTSSGLLQALEDLDKGIVSHTNWLKMLHRALICDDEKADEKDIQPNAHCNCNFGQWYYSGKHPELDEMEIFAEIGRQHQAMHDNAREILLKSDREEPIVFEDYDSFISLAIDFKLEIRKLQQQIIDQVCVVDHLTGAWNRQSMTSRLTQEYERVVRSGNSCSICMLDIDHFKQVNDTHGHAGGDQVLKGIIDRCVKELRAYDSIFRYGGEEFLLCLPDINPAAAHPLIERLRITIEESPFELNNGNSVKVTASFGIAHITPEKTLEDVIVEADHALLYAKSQGRNCICTWNT